One genomic segment of Methanothermobacter wolfeii includes these proteins:
- a CDS encoding ribonuclease H-like domain-containing protein codes for MDIPEYYSAYLSTGNPGPLVPVVEHNREDIVSLAGILSALNLQLTSKDK; via the coding sequence ATGGACATCCCAGAGTACTATTCAGCCTACCTTTCAACCGGGAATCCTGGTCCCCTGGTACCTGTTGTTGAGCATAATAGGGAGGATATAGTGAGCCTTGCAGGCATACTCTCAGCCCTTAACCTCCAGCTCACCTCAAAGGATAAATAA
- a CDS encoding ribonuclease H-like domain-containing protein — protein sequence MDELIMEYSGIAPEEALAGSLVDCGDYTALEITEEVEIEFRRVSPPDDLMGDLELVRGVGGKRASKLRSEGYRTLEDLRSHPVYGVDAVRVHDLLLEGDLRGLRDHLNLPSYHPYILRCLNLMDERRLVFLDIETLGLSDEPVILLGMGWIDGGSMVVKQRLAVSPEDEPGVFELLDSVRDDDVLVTFNGASFDIPYIHRRLRIHGLNRNLDNINVDLYHVSRRRWGALLPDCRLCTVEKHVLGVDRDLDVPGAIVPEYYSAYLST from the coding sequence GAGGAGGCCCTTGCTGGCTCCCTGGTTGACTGCGGTGACTACACAGCACTGGAGATAACAGAGGAGGTGGAGATTGAGTTCAGGAGGGTCAGCCCCCCTGATGACCTCATGGGGGACCTTGAACTTGTAAGGGGGGTTGGAGGAAAGAGGGCATCTAAACTGAGAAGTGAAGGTTACCGGACCCTTGAGGACCTCCGCTCCCACCCGGTCTACGGCGTCGATGCTGTCAGGGTCCATGATCTCCTCCTTGAAGGTGATCTCCGGGGCCTCAGGGACCACCTTAATCTCCCATCATACCATCCCTACATTCTGAGGTGCCTGAACCTCATGGATGAGAGGAGGCTTGTGTTCCTTGACATTGAAACACTCGGCCTTTCAGATGAACCTGTTATACTCCTTGGGATGGGGTGGATTGATGGGGGGTCCATGGTGGTTAAGCAGAGGCTTGCTGTTTCCCCTGAGGATGAACCTGGAGTATTTGAACTCCTTGATTCGGTCAGGGATGATGATGTCCTTGTAACCTTCAATGGGGCGAGTTTTGACATTCCCTACATCCATAGAAGGCTGAGGATTCATGGACTTAACAGGAACCTTGACAATATTAACGTTGACCTTTACCATGTCTCCAGGCGCAGGTGGGGGGCTCTGCTGCCGGACTGCAGACTCTGCACGGTGGAAAAGCACGTCCTCGGGGTGGATCGGGACCTTGATGTTCCCGGAGCCATTGTCCCAGAGTACTATTCAGCCTACCTTTCAACCTGA